One window of the Populus nigra chromosome 4, ddPopNigr1.1, whole genome shotgun sequence genome contains the following:
- the LOC133691814 gene encoding uncharacterized protein LOC133691814 → MGCCISKCRPKKRSFEECHGNNVEDKLVISQAPKTPKIPVPVSNKISPSPPSPTTSTSSSGSAFTCCTNSNTTTISSCSSLSSGSSILNSKDRSFSNEFLWSCVKENPHIIRINSIKERSQLLASPNVYSRKLGSPAKQVVAPMKQSIPQKVNTSTPHKRVRSNSPTALTRQKSFRKEPDRFNPSHSLPISRTLRSPSPSRRFNGDSGRGILTITPKESCSARTVGARVNSANSFSSTARKENLRLPSQYINSSQLRSCLRNRETCIHRISSKIDEDAVKEALAQQDSDSIPMEDIDNPLISLDCFIFL, encoded by the coding sequence ATGGGTTGTTGCATTAGTAAATGCAGACCCAAGAAACGTTCCTTTGAAGAATGTCATGGTAACAATGTCGAAGACAAGCTCGTGATCTCTCAGGCTCCAAAAACTCCCAAGATTCCTGTTCCTGTATCAAATAAAATCTCCCCATCCCCTCCTTCACCTACCACATCTACATCTTCTTCTGGCTCTGCTTTTACTTGTTGTACCAATAGCAACACCACCACAATTAGTTCATGCTCATCACTCTCTAGTGGATCTTCGATCTTGAACTCAAAAGATCGATCATTCTCCAACGAGTTTTTGTGGTCATGTGTCAAGGAAAATCCGCACATAATCCGCATCAATTCAATTAAGGAACGATCACAATTGCTAGCATCGCCAAATGTGTATTCCAGAAAACTGGGCTCACCAGCAAAACAAGTCGTGGCACCAATGAAGCAATCGATCCCACAAAAGGTAAACACATCGACACCCCATAAAAGAGTTCGATCGAACTCACCAACAGCACTAACACGACAAAAGAGCTTTCGTAAGGAGCCAGATAGGTTTAATCCTTCACATTCTCTACCAATCAGTAGAACTTTAAGGTCACCATCGCCTAGCAGGCGATTTAATGGAGATAGTGGCAGGGGGATCTTGACAATTACGCCAAAGGAAAGTTGTTCAGCGCGTACGGTTGGTGCCAGGGTAAATTCAGCTAATTCCTTTTCTTCAACTGcaagaaaggaaaatttgaGGCTGCCTAGTCAATACATCAATTCGAGCCAGCTTCGTTCTTGTCTGAGGAATAGAGAGACTTGCATTCATCGTATTAGCTCTAAAATAGATGAAGATGCAGTAAAAGAAGCACTAGCTCAACAAGATAGCGACTCTATTCCCATGGAAGACATCGACAATCCTCTCATTTCCTTggattgttttatatttctgtGA
- the LOC133691856 gene encoding putative wall-associated receptor kinase-like 16 has translation MRIRGMALQFTITGVLLAAVTAATELPIAKPGCQEDRCGNVSIPYPFGTGEDCYYDSKFLITCNHTFNPPKAFLGNGTIEVTEITLDGKLRIMHYIAKDCYNQAGAPTKSNSPWINLSIEGPYVFSDTDNMFVAIGCDTEAEMLGRREDKNDTYQVGCISECSNKKYVPNTCSGIGCCQTSLAKGIKYFDLSLYSSNNHTGIWEFNPCGFAFIIEDKQFTFFPSNLSDLEKVEKLPIIVDWSLGRNKCETLEKNRMSNACQGQSKCHDPENGSGYICQCLDGYQGNPYLPNGCRNINECSDPKVAHNCSHNCIDTEGNYTCSCPKGYHGDGRIDGERCIRNRSSVIQVAVGIGVGLTSLLMGITWLYWGYNKWKLMKLKEKFFRQNGGLMLEQQLSRREGAVTETAKIFTAEELEKATDKYHESRILGRGGFGTVYRGTLTDGRTVAIKKSKTIDQSQIEQFINEVVVLYQINHRNVVKLLGCCLETEVPLLVYEYVANGTLYDHIHDKSKVSALTWEIRLKIASETAGVLSYLHSAASVPIIHRDVKSTNILLDNSYTAKVSDFGTSRLIPLDQVELSTMVQGTLGYLDPEYLHTSQLTDKSDVYSFGVVLVELLTGMKAISFDKPEGVRNLSSYFLCALKEDRLVHILPDCMVNQDNIRQLKEVANIAKKCLRVKGEERPNMKKVAMELEGLRTSAKHPWTNDESNVEETEYLLGKSVETARFEEMAGTSAGYHSLQNYLMQSLDGGR, from the exons ATGAGAATTCGAGGAATGGCCTTACAGTTCACAATAACAGGAGTGTTGTTAGCAGCAGTTACAGCAGCAACAGAGCTTCCTATAGCGAAGCCTGGATGCCAAGAAGATAGATGTGGGAATGTTAGTATCCCATATCCATTTGGCACGGGAGAAGATTGCTACTACGACTCTAAGTTCCTCATAACTTGCAACCATACTTTCAACCCTCCAAAAGCGTTTTTAGGAAATGGTACAATAGAAGTCACAGAAATAACCCTTGATGGGAAGCTACGCATCATGCATTATATAGCTAAGGATTGCTATAATCAGGCAGGTGCACCAACAAAGAGCAACAGTCCCTGGATAAACCTATCCATCGAAGGTCCATACGTTTTTTCTGACACTGACAATATGTTCGTCGCTATCGGCTGTGATACTGAAGCTGAAATGCTAGGTAGGCGAGAAGACAAGAATGATACATACCAGGTAGGATGCATTTCCGAATGTAGCAACAAAAAATATGTGCCAAACACATGCTCCGGAATTGGTTGCTGCCAAACCTCCCTTGCCAAAGGAATTAAGTACTTCGACCTGAGCTTGTATAGTTCCAATAATCATACGGGAATCTGGGAATTCAATCCTTGCggctttgctttcattattgAAGATAAGCAGTTCACCTTTTTTCCAAGTAACCTGTCGGATTTGGAGAAAGTAGAGAAGCTTCCTATTATAGTTGATTGGAGTCTTGGGCGCAATAAATGCGAAACCTTGGAAAAGAACAGGATGTCTAATGCATGTCAAGGACAGAGCAAATGTCATGACCCTGAAAATGGGTCTGGGTACATTTGCCAATGCTTAGATGGCTATCAAGGAAATCCATACCTCCCAAATGGTTGCCGAA ACATTAATGAATGCTCAGATCCAAAAGTAGCCCACAATTGCAGCCACAATTGCATCGACACCGAAGGGAATTATACATGTTCTTGCCCCAAGGGGTACCATGGAGATGGGAGAATAGATGGAGAACGCTGCATCCGCAATCGATCATCAGTGATTCAGGTCGCTGTCG GAATTGGAGTGGGACTGACATCTTTGTTGATGGGAATTACTTGGCTGTACTGGGGATACAATAAATGGAAGCTAATGAAGCTCAAAGAGAAGTTCTTTAGGCAAAATGGTGGTCTAATGCTGGAGCAGCAGCTATCAAGAAGGGAAGGAGCCGTTACAGAAACGGCAAAAATCTTTACAGCTGAAGAACTCGAGAAAGCCACTGACAAGTACCATGAAAGTAGAATTCTTGGCCGTGGAGGTTTTGGTACAGTTTACAGGGGAACTTTAACAGATGGAAGAACTGTTGCAATCAAGAAGTCCAAAACAATCGATCAAAGCCAAATCGAGCAGTTTATCAATGAGGTGGTTGTTCTTTACCAAATCAATCACAGGAATGTGGTGAAGCTTCTAGGATGTTGCCTGGAGACAGAAGTCCCATTACTAGTTTATGAATATGTTGCAAATGGCACCCTCTATGACCACATTCACGACAAGAGTAAGGTGTCGGCCCTCACCTGGGAAATCCGTTTAAAGATAGCTTCTGAAACTGCAGGTGTTCTATCATATTTGCATTCCGCAGCTTCTGTGCCAATCATTCATAGGGATGTCAAGTCTACAAACATACTCCTGGACAACAGTTACACGGCAAAAGTGTCAGATTTTGGCACTTCTAGGTTAATTCCGTTGGATCAAGTTGAATTGTCAACGATGGTGCAAGGTACTCTAGGATACTTAGACCCTGAGTACCTGCACACAAGCCAACTGACGGACAAAAGTGATGTTTACAGTTTTGGAGTGGTTCTTGTGGAACTACTAACTGGGATGAAGGCAATTTCCTTCGATAAGCCTGAGGGGGTGAGGAATTTATCATCGTATTTTCTTTGTGCACTGAAAGAAGATCGCCTGGTCCATATTCTTCCGGATTGCATGGTGAACCAGGATAATATTAGGCAGCTGAAGGAAGTTGCCAACATTGCAAAGAAGTGCTTAAGAGTAAAAGGAGAGGAAAGACCTAACATGAAGAAGGTCGCAATGGAATTAGAGGGGCTAAGAACATCTGCAAAACATCCTTGGACTAATGACGAATCAAATGTAGAAGAGACAGAGTACTTGCTTGGTAAATCAGTGGAAACTGCTCGTTTTGAGGAAATGGCTGGTACAAGTGCTGGATATCACAGTTTACAGAATTATTTAATGCAATCACTGGATGGTGGCAGATGA